Proteins from one Triticum aestivum cultivar Chinese Spring chromosome 7A, IWGSC CS RefSeq v2.1, whole genome shotgun sequence genomic window:
- the LOC123148388 gene encoding protein MAIN-LIKE 1 isoform X2, with product MGEVPVLLQGPHDAGHRCHLFLKPNTKHDYRSFRLRTIKKTWPIHNHFLAHLDAYGLQGFARLTSCDDQVRSDPSLLTSLVDRWRPETHTFHFRFGELAPTLKDVSMITALPIRGEPVVSPRVSPSWALDIAARLGMEMPESQRSGNPRGIPLVWLRDNFLNLSSFANEETRKRHLFAYLLWLLGNLFPNSHGDVVVPGLIYIAENMVDEPLPEQPKYSFGSAMLSHTYRGLCDATQKTSFAQKAPLLCVAYEFLQLWSWEYLPVGRPRIVQPIYPYDFGEGASATMATRWTKARKRWSPDIAKNCYPMYHQQFEILDEAEVTWNPWTQDQLKLVFDARHFTPGMLTDSAFWLTRSNLLFLWCVEPYNPERVMRQFGLYQEIPPPFPRRIDEETHKLTNMGRGWSLYDWREENSEWVHKWTNEALADIVRELRPYDGSTDQAYKQWYCMNTRASLASQPATIPTHLTQEEQARRHVELHAAYYRDHLDTPDVNWGDENTQRGVNTGLRGASHDHGVNTGLWGASHDLGDTVTSLVTEFFGGDVIGPSFIPPESQPYAYNYASGSQQGFATPPPTQDSQTHEAEVEYGRGLRVTRPPNRLSPSGRKERPGGRR from the exons ATGGGTGAAGTGCCAGTGCTTTTGCAGGGGCCCCATGACGCCGGGCACCGTTGCCACCTATTTTTGAAACCAAATACTAAGCATGATTATCGGTCTTTCAGACTTCGAACCATAAAGAAAACATGGCCAATACACAATCATTTCCTTGCTCACCTTGACGCTTATGGACTACAAGGTTTTGCTAGGCTCACATCATGCGACGACCAAGTACGTTCGGACCCATCCCTTTTGACATCCCTCGTTGACCGGTGGAGACCTGAAACCCACACCTTTCACTTTCGTTTTGGGGAGCTTGCACCTACACTGAAAGATGTTTCTATGATCACTGCTCTACCAATTAGAGGTGAGCCGGTAGTCTCTCCACGAGTGTCTCCATCTTGGGCATTAGATATAGCAGCCCGTCTTGGGATGGAAATGCCAGAATCACAACGTTCTGGTAACCCTCGgggcatcccactcgtctggcttcGTGATAACTTTCTTAATTTATCTAGCTTCGCCAATGAGGAGACGAGAAAAAGACATCTGTTTGCATATTTGTTGTGGCTCCTCGGGAATCTATTTCCAAATTCACATGGGGACGTTGTTGTCCCTGGTCTCATCTACATTGCAGAGAATATGGTAGATGAACCTTTACCCGAGCAGCCAAAATACAGCTTCGGTTCTGCCATGCTATCTCATACATACAGAGGCTTGTGTGATGCCACGCAAAAAACCTCTTTCGCACAAAAAGCTCCATTACTTTGTGTCGCCTATGAGTTTCTACAGTTGTGGTCCTGGGAATACCTCCCTGTAGGACGACCTCGTATAGTACAACCCATATACCCATATGACTTTGGCGAGGGTGCTAGCGCAACTATGGCCACCAGGTGGACAAAGGCACGGAAACGTTGGTCTCCAGATATTGCGAAAAATTGTTACCCTATGTACCACCAGCAGTTTGAGATACTTGATGAGGCAGAAGTCACATGGAACCCGTGGACTCAGGACCAGCTAAAATTGGTCTTTGATGCTCGACACTTCACACCAGGCATGTTGACCGATAGTGCATTCTGGCTGACTCGCAGCAACTTATTGTTCCTGTGGTGTGTTGAACCTTACAACCCAGAGCGTGTAATGAGACAGTTCGGTCTCTATCAAGAAATTCCACCACCTTTTCCCAGACGTATCGATGAGGAAACACATAA GCTAACCAATATGGGCAGGGGTTGGAGTTTATACGATTGGAGGGAAGAGAACAGTGAATGGGTACACAAGTGGACAAATGAAGCGCTAGCAGATATAGTGCGTGAACTTAG GCCGTACGATGGAAGTACAGATCAAGCGTACAAGCAGTGGTACTGCATGAACACACGTGCTAGCCTGGCCAGTCAGCCAGCTACTATACCAACACATCTCACACAAGAGGAGCAGGCGCGGAGACATGTTGAGCTGCATGCAGCTTACTATCGTGACCACCTG GACACACCTGATGTTAATTGGGGCGATGAGAACACCCAACGCGGCGTCAACACAGGCCTTCGGGGAGCATCACATGATCATGGCGTCAACACAGGCCTCTGGGGAGCATCACATGATCTTGGCGACACGGTTACATCATTAGTTACAGAGTTCTTCGGAGGGGatgttattggcccatcttttATCCCCCCGGAGTCACAACCATACGCCTACAATTACGCTTCAGGTTCGCAACAAGGATTCGCGACTCCACCACCTACGCAGGACTCGCAGACACATGAAGCCGAAGTGGAGTACGGCCGCGGTCTTCGTGTGACCCGGCCACCTAATCGCTTGTCGCCTTCCGGTCGTAAGGAAAGGCCAGGTGGTCGTCGTTAA
- the LOC123148388 gene encoding serine/threonine-protein phosphatase 7 long form homolog isoform X1, with translation MGEVPVLLQGPHDAGHRCHLFLKPNTKHDYRSFRLRTIKKTWPIHNHFLAHLDAYGLQGFARLTSCDDQVRSDPSLLTSLVDRWRPETHTFHFRFGELAPTLKDVSMITALPIRGEPVVSPRVSPSWALDIAARLGMEMPESQRSGNPRGIPLVWLRDNFLNLSSFANEETRKRHLFAYLLWLLGNLFPNSHGDVVVPGLIYIAENMVDEPLPEQPKYSFGSAMLSHTYRGLCDATQKTSFAQKAPLLCVAYEFLQLWSWEYLPVGRPRIVQPIYPYDFGEGASATMATRWTKARKRWSPDIAKNCYPMYHQQFEILDEAEVTWNPWTQDQLKLVFDARHFTPGMLTDSAFWLTRSNLLFLWCVEPYNPERVMRQFGLYQEIPPPFPRRIDEETHKLTNMGRGWSLYDWREENSEWVHKWTNEALADIVRELRPYDGSTDQAYKQWYCMNTRASLASQPATIPTHLTQEEQARRHVELHAAYYRDHLLENVNEVGQMATDSMPAQGPYRKTFQKLLQQFVAKKFRCGRGDDVATGAYMPVARSARPSAAPSSRPSEARTSHEQWGEGPSTRTTLPRHDSSLPLHRSSSMQLRQGQTSQDHGTGLDSMPEQFLSPNPYAYTGYDAYTQGEGSQPFLSTRGIPMPEETRVPDLNQHQVQWPDSIGEGYAQDTPDVNWGDENTQRGVNTGLRGASHDHGVNTGLWGASHDLGDTVTSLVTEFFGGDVIGPSFIPPESQPYAYNYASGSQQGFATPPPTQDSQTHEAEVEYGRGLRVTRPPNRLSPSGRKERPGGRR, from the exons ATGGGTGAAGTGCCAGTGCTTTTGCAGGGGCCCCATGACGCCGGGCACCGTTGCCACCTATTTTTGAAACCAAATACTAAGCATGATTATCGGTCTTTCAGACTTCGAACCATAAAGAAAACATGGCCAATACACAATCATTTCCTTGCTCACCTTGACGCTTATGGACTACAAGGTTTTGCTAGGCTCACATCATGCGACGACCAAGTACGTTCGGACCCATCCCTTTTGACATCCCTCGTTGACCGGTGGAGACCTGAAACCCACACCTTTCACTTTCGTTTTGGGGAGCTTGCACCTACACTGAAAGATGTTTCTATGATCACTGCTCTACCAATTAGAGGTGAGCCGGTAGTCTCTCCACGAGTGTCTCCATCTTGGGCATTAGATATAGCAGCCCGTCTTGGGATGGAAATGCCAGAATCACAACGTTCTGGTAACCCTCGgggcatcccactcgtctggcttcGTGATAACTTTCTTAATTTATCTAGCTTCGCCAATGAGGAGACGAGAAAAAGACATCTGTTTGCATATTTGTTGTGGCTCCTCGGGAATCTATTTCCAAATTCACATGGGGACGTTGTTGTCCCTGGTCTCATCTACATTGCAGAGAATATGGTAGATGAACCTTTACCCGAGCAGCCAAAATACAGCTTCGGTTCTGCCATGCTATCTCATACATACAGAGGCTTGTGTGATGCCACGCAAAAAACCTCTTTCGCACAAAAAGCTCCATTACTTTGTGTCGCCTATGAGTTTCTACAGTTGTGGTCCTGGGAATACCTCCCTGTAGGACGACCTCGTATAGTACAACCCATATACCCATATGACTTTGGCGAGGGTGCTAGCGCAACTATGGCCACCAGGTGGACAAAGGCACGGAAACGTTGGTCTCCAGATATTGCGAAAAATTGTTACCCTATGTACCACCAGCAGTTTGAGATACTTGATGAGGCAGAAGTCACATGGAACCCGTGGACTCAGGACCAGCTAAAATTGGTCTTTGATGCTCGACACTTCACACCAGGCATGTTGACCGATAGTGCATTCTGGCTGACTCGCAGCAACTTATTGTTCCTGTGGTGTGTTGAACCTTACAACCCAGAGCGTGTAATGAGACAGTTCGGTCTCTATCAAGAAATTCCACCACCTTTTCCCAGACGTATCGATGAGGAAACACATAA GCTAACCAATATGGGCAGGGGTTGGAGTTTATACGATTGGAGGGAAGAGAACAGTGAATGGGTACACAAGTGGACAAATGAAGCGCTAGCAGATATAGTGCGTGAACTTAG GCCGTACGATGGAAGTACAGATCAAGCGTACAAGCAGTGGTACTGCATGAACACACGTGCTAGCCTGGCCAGTCAGCCAGCTACTATACCAACACATCTCACACAAGAGGAGCAGGCGCGGAGACATGTTGAGCTGCATGCAGCTTACTATCGTGACCACCTG CTTGAAAATGTCAACGAAGTAGGGCAGATGGCTACGGATAGCATGCCGGCCCAGGGCCCATATCGCAAGACATTCCAGAAACTTTTGCAACAATTCGTGGCAAAAAAGTTCAGATGCGGTAGAGGCGACGACGTTGCCACTGGAGCATACATGCCGGTAGCGAGGTCAGCCAGACCGAGTGCGGCACCGTCGTCCAGACCGAGCGAGGCGCGTACGAGCCATGAGCAATGGGGGGAGGGTCCGAGTACTAGAACGACATTGCCACGACATGACTCATCTCTGCCACTGCATCGCTCTTCTTCGATGCAGCTTCGTCAGGGGCAAACATCTCAGGACCATGGCACGGGCTTGGATTCGATGCCCGAGCAGTTTCTTTCCCCTAACCCATATGCGTACACAGGATATGATGCATACACCCAAGGTGAGGGATCTCAGCCGTTTCTCTCCACGCGAGGGATCCCCATGCCCGAGGAGACTCGTGTACCAGATTTAAACCAGCACCAAGTACAATGGCCAGACAGTATAGGAGAGGGATATGCTCAG GACACACCTGATGTTAATTGGGGCGATGAGAACACCCAACGCGGCGTCAACACAGGCCTTCGGGGAGCATCACATGATCATGGCGTCAACACAGGCCTCTGGGGAGCATCACATGATCTTGGCGACACGGTTACATCATTAGTTACAGAGTTCTTCGGAGGGGatgttattggcccatcttttATCCCCCCGGAGTCACAACCATACGCCTACAATTACGCTTCAGGTTCGCAACAAGGATTCGCGACTCCACCACCTACGCAGGACTCGCAGACACATGAAGCCGAAGTGGAGTACGGCCGCGGTCTTCGTGTGACCCGGCCACCTAATCGCTTGTCGCCTTCCGGTCGTAAGGAAAGGCCAGGTGGTCGTCGTTAA
- the LOC123148391 gene encoding vicilin-like seed storage protein At2g18540, protein MKFFMCANYEEDPAVAISEYDKPPSPPPLCMYYHWIDTEKPAWAVTEIRERSRRAWNSLFAEERREKAEAEEKAEQERELKEYYAEQHRFFEEMGKKNREEARRMEEQERQRKEAREAERQRKKERARQAKATEEAGDGKGKYPRWTQ, encoded by the exons atgaagtttttcatgtgcgccaattatgaggaagatcctgccgtagctatttcagagtacgacaagcctccg TCTCCTCCGCCTCTGTGCATGTACTATCATTGGATTGACACGGAGAAGCCGGCTTGGGCAGTGACTGAGATTCGTGAAAGAAGTCGCCGTGCGTGGAATAGTTTATTTGCGGAAGAGCGACGCGAGAAggcggaagctgaggagaaagcagagcaagagagagagttaaaagaatactatgcggagcaacaccgtttttttgaggaaatgggaaagaaaaacagggaagaggctcgtcgcatggaggagcaggaacgacagcgaaaggaggctcgtgaggcagagaggcagagaaagaaagaaagggctcgTCAGGCTAAGGCAACAGAAGAAGCTGgcgatggaaaaggaaaatatccacgCTGGACTCAGTAG